From the genome of Miscanthus floridulus cultivar M001 chromosome 10, ASM1932011v1, whole genome shotgun sequence, one region includes:
- the LOC136489378 gene encoding uncharacterized protein, producing the protein MEAEVMVAMTDGLQPDAAVSVPKAAAQPMLPGAQETAPVVGRTEGVVAEGSPDTTRVDELTPLTVEADNLRRRKAEARRDVEDAEKSFEELSKRAQRDVEEAARVRKEWDELLQRDAEARYAVREECNQAVRECDEARQGVSSLRADLGNTVARRLEAESVSAELVMELAEVRGILQAESDEHDLLHATVEVVCDDLQVVQAEGTSSLMAHAADITVWVRQLEREALCSGITQAFAVARSHYAESIDLETMSLGFEPGYEASELDEIEKVVAPIVRNLADKVEEIVLPWRG; encoded by the exons ATGGAggcggaggtgatggtggctatgACAGATGGGTTGCAGCCAGATGCTGCGGTGTCGGTGCCCAAGGCAGCGGCGCAACCCATGCTACCGGGGGCCCAAGAGACTGCGCCCGTCGTGGGCAGGACGGAGGGGGTTGTGGCCGAGGGATCCCCAGACACCACG AGGGTGGATGAGTTGACTCCCCTCACCGTGGAGGCAGACAATCTTCGACGGCGGAAGGCCGAGGCTCGCCGGGATGTGGAGGATGCCGAGAAGTCTTTTGAGGAACTATCGAAGAGGGCGCAGCGGGATGTGGAGGAGGCTGCCAGAGTCCGGaaggagtgggacgagctgcTCCAGAGGGATGCCGAGGCCCGCTA CGCGGTCCGCGAGGAGTGCAACCAGGCCGTCCGAGAGTGCGACGAGGCACGGCAGGGGGTCAGCTCCCTCCGGGCTGATCTTGGAAACACGGTGGCTCgaaggctggaggccgagagcgtcTCCGCCGAGCTGGTCATGGAGCTTGCCGAGGTGCGGGGGATCCTTCAGgccgagagcgatgagcatgatctcctgcACGCTACCGTCGaggtggtctgcgatgacctacaAGTGGTGCAGGCGGAGGGGACTAGCTCTCTCATGGCTCACGCCGCTGATATCACGGTGTGGGTGCGCCAGCTTGAGAGGGAAGCTCTTTGCTCTGGGATCACCCAAGCTTTCGCCGTAGCCCGCTCCCACTATGCTGAGAGTAtcgacttggagacaatgagccttggcttcgagcctggctacgaagcctccgagctggatgaaatagagaaggtggtggctcctaTTGTGCGGAACCTGGCGGACAAAGTTGAAGAGATAGTTCTCCCCTGGAGGGGATAA